A genome region from Rhizophagus irregularis chromosome 14, complete sequence includes the following:
- a CDS encoding Dolichyl-diphosphooligosaccharide-protein glycosyltransferase subunit dad1, with amino-acid sequence MVEKSNLVEKSDLGEKFSSAIEKLWKSYQKETAQNLKLIDAYLVFILFSGIFQFTYCVIVGTFPYNAFLSGFISCVGSFVLAVNLRMQTNPENSNEFKGISPERAFADFVFSNILLHFFVVNFIG; translated from the exons atggttgAAAAATCAAACTTGGTCGAAAAATCAGACTTGggtgaaaaattttcaagtgcAATAGAAAAATTATGGAAATCATATCAAAAAGAAACTGCACAAAATCTTAAACTTATTGATGcatatttagtttttattttattttctggtatttttcaatttacaTATTGTGTAATAGTAGGAACTTTTCCATATAATGCTTTTCTTTCTGGGTTCATTTCATGCGTTGGATCATTTGTTTTAGCag TTAATTTACGGATGCAAACCAATCCAGAAAATAGCAATGAATTTAAGGGCATATCCCCAGaaag agctTTTGCAGATTTCGTCTTTAGTAATATTCTACTTCACTTTTTTGTTGTGAACTTTAtaggttaa
- a CDS encoding Small nuclear ribonucleoprotein Sm D2, with protein MSTTAGKSKAEMTEEELRQLEEHEFNTGPLSVLQQSVKNNTQILINCRNNRKLLARVKAFDRHCNMVLENVKEMWTETPKAGKGKKAKPVNKDRFISKMFLRGDSVILVLRNTV; from the exons atgag TACTACAGCAGGAAAATCAAAGGCAGAAATGACCGAGGAAGAGCTCCGTCAACTTGAGGAGCACGAATTCAATACTGGTCCTTTATCGGTTTTACAACAATCAGTCAAGAATAATACTCAAATCTTGATAAACTGTAGGAATAATCGAAAGTTACTCGCTCGTGTTAAAGCATTTGACCGACATTGTAATATGGTGTTGGAAAATGTTAAAGAA ATGTGGACGGAAACGCCAAAGGCCGGTAAAGGTAAGAAGGCCAAGCCGGTTAACAAGGATAGATTCATTAGCAAGATGTTTTTACGTGGAGATTCTGTCATACTTG TGCTGAGAAATAcggtataa